The following coding sequences lie in one Patescibacteria group bacterium genomic window:
- a CDS encoding PCRF domain-containing protein, whose amino-acid sequence MDEKQKRELRIAELEVAMNAADFWTDSAKAQAQIKELQQLKAQVQGGSVYDSGNAIMTIFSGAGGDDAEDFSAMLFSMYRKYFEKKGWSSTLLDVNENDHGGFRNITVEISGKNPSPGRAGVYGTLKNESGVHRLVRISPFNAKKLRHTSFSMVEVIPKFDKAHESDMVISDKDLEISIARSGGPGGQNVNKRETAVRILHVPSRLSVHVTSERSQAQNREKAIEILRGKLYKLQEDERKAREKGMYVSKTTSIEWGSQIRSYVLHPYKMVKDHRTDFETSQVDKVLEGELDEFIEAEKNL is encoded by the coding sequence ATGGACGAAAAACAAAAAAGAGAATTAAGAATTGCGGAACTCGAAGTGGCGATGAACGCGGCGGATTTTTGGACTGACTCGGCAAAAGCTCAGGCGCAAATAAAAGAGTTACAGCAACTTAAGGCTCAAGTGCAAGGCGGAAGCGTGTATGATTCCGGCAATGCCATCATGACTATTTTTTCCGGCGCTGGAGGGGACGACGCGGAGGATTTTTCGGCTATGCTTTTTTCTATGTATCGAAAGTATTTCGAAAAAAAAGGTTGGTCCTCGACTTTGCTCGATGTAAACGAAAATGATCATGGGGGATTTCGAAATATTACTGTGGAAATATCTGGAAAAAACCCGTCTCCGGGCCGGGCAGGCGTGTATGGTACTTTAAAAAATGAATCCGGTGTCCACCGCCTCGTTCGCATTTCTCCGTTTAATGCTAAAAAACTTCGCCACACCTCTTTCTCAATGGTTGAAGTCATTCCAAAATTTGATAAAGCTCACGAAAGTGACATGGTCATTTCGGACAAAGATTTAGAAATTTCTATTGCGCGATCCGGAGGCCCTGGTGGGCAGAATGTAAACAAAAGGGAAACAGCGGTGCGAATTTTGCACGTACCCTCGAGACTGTCAGTTCATGTGACCTCCGAAAGAAGTCAGGCGCAAAATCGTGAGAAGGCCATTGAAATTCTTCGCGGAAAATTATACAAACTTCAGGAAGACGAACGAAAAGCGCGAGAAAAAGGTATGTATGTTTCTAAAACTACTTCGATCGAATGGGGCAGTCAGATTCGCTCGTACGTGTTGCATCCCTACAAAATGGTAAAAGATCACCGGACAGATTTTGAAACATCGCAGGTGGACAAAGTTTTGGAAGGAGAGCTCGATGAATTTATTGAAGCGGAAAAAAATCTTTAG